The nucleotide window CCAGACGGTAAAATTGTGGGCGAATGGGGAATGCGGAAATGGCTGGGGAACAACAGTAAGGCCGGCAGCCGGCGAACCAATATTCATATTGCCAGACAGATATTACGGTCGGTACTTCTGAGACCACTGCAAAACAGCGGTTCTGTAAAATGGGGTTATGAACTTCTGCAATTTAACCATTGTGATGATCACAGCCTAAACCTGAAATTCCGGGTGAATGATGATGTGGTTGTGGAGAAAGCGGATTTGGTAATAGGCGCTGACGGTATAAGGAGTATTGTAAGGCGACAAATTTTAGGGGAAGAAACGCTCCCGCTCCGTTACCTGGGCTGCATGGTAATCCTGGGAATCTGCAGGCTCAGTGAAATTGGCGAATGCGACCGCTCCCTCCTGGATTCGGCTACTGTCTTTCAGACAGCCAACGGTCATGAACGCATCTATATAATGCCTTACGACGACGTATCGGTAATGTGGCAGCTTAGTTTCCCTATTCCACAGGAAGAGGCAATTGCTTTACGTAACAGAGGTAATGAAGCCTTAAAACAGGAAGCTATCCGAAGAACCCCCTGGCACGACCCCATTCCGCAAATTCTGAACGCTAGCGACCCATCAAAAATTTCCGGTTATCCGGTGTATGACCGTGACTTGCTCACTTCTGAGCTTCTGAATACCTCAGGCGCTTCCACACTGATTGGTGATGCGGCACATCCCATGAGTCCGTTTAAAGGTCAGGGAGCCAATCAGGCCCTGCTGGATGCACTGTCACTGGCGCGGGAAATAACAAAAGGATGTTCAAATCCAAACGACTGGCAGGATAAAGACATTAGGGAAATCATTCTAAACCGTTTTGAAGCAGAGATGTTGCAGCGCAGCGCCATCAAAGTGGAAGATTCGGCAGCGGCAGCGGAATACCTGCATTCGGAACTGGCACTGTTTGAAGCGGATGAACCTCGCGGTAAGGTCATCAAAAGAAAGCACAAAGAATAGAATTCGCGATAGTAGCTCTACTTTTGAAAAACCGCAAATCCTCCGGGTTCCAAAGAAAAATGGGCTCCGTTGGTGAAATCACGCGTTGAAAGTGTAAAAACACAGGTATAAACTCCGGATAGCGATTCTTCTGTAATCTCAAAATTGATTGGTTTTGTGGAAAAACTGAGCACCGTTAGTACTGCGTGCATTCCGTTTTGCCTTAGGTATGCCAGAATTTTATCATCGGCTGTAGTCTTCAGCAAAAGCGTCCTCACGGCCGGGTCGCCACCCCGCAGCGCCGGATTATTGCTTTTAAGGCGCAACAGAGTCTTATAGAAGTCATGCAGTTTATTAGTACCGGTCCACGGAATAGGGTCCTTCTCAAAAAACTCAAGTCTTTTTGTGCGCATCGGTATTTCCTGCCCGTTATAGATGAGTGGCACGCCGTTCCACGTCACTGAAAAGACGGCCAGCGCCTCTGCATAGATCCCATATTTCTCAAATTCAGTACCGTTCCAGGTATTCTCGTCATGATTAGATGTAAACCAGGCACGCATAGAGCCGTCTCCAATCTCTGAATATCTGGTCAACAGTGTCTTAAGTTCACCTAAAGTAACTTTGCCATCGCAAAAATCCCTGGTCAGGTGCATCCAGTTCCAGGAATAACTGGCATCGAAAATCTTTCCGTACCCGGGATCATCAAGTTCGTCAAATTCACCGAGCCAAAAAAGTGGTTTCAGTTTTTCCAGTTCAGGTCTTGCCTGTTGCCAGAAACCCAGTTCCACCCATGCTGCCAGGTCGCAGCGGAATCCGTCTATATTTGCTTCCCTAACCCAATATTTCATGGCCTCAATCATGGCCAAGCGCATATCAGGTTTAGAGTAATCCAGTTCAATGATGTCGGCCATTCCGGATGCGGGTTGAAAATCGCCGGTAAGGGGATCCCGCAGATAGAAATCCGGGTGGGTATTCGTCCACACATGGTCCCAGCCTGTATGGTTGGCTACCCAGTCCATAATCACTCTGAATCCGAAGCTGTGCGCTTCATGCACTAAATTTCTTAAATCTTCCAGTGTACCAAATTCCGGGTTTACAGCTGCATAGTTGGCCGCCGCATACGGACTGCCCATACTTCCTTTTTTGTTTTTCTGTGCGATAGGGGTGATCGGCATCAGCCACAGCGTTTCAACACCCATATCCCTGAGCCGGGGCAAATGTGCGGTAAATTCCTTGAAAGTTCCTTCGGGAGTATACTGTCTCAGGTTTACTTCATAGATATTGGTGGTGTGCTTCCACCTGCAGGTTTCATTCATATTGTTCTAATGATAGAAGTGTTAAGAACAGCAAGGTCGGGATAATTCCCCAATTATTCCCCGAATGGAGTCCTACAATTCCAGCGAAACAAAATTCGCAGCCGGACATTAAAAAACCCTGCGGTTGCAGGGTGTAAATTTCTTAATCTTCATCGTCATCATCCAGTGGCTCATCAGCGAAATCCAAAGCATCGTCATCATCAAAATCATCATCCTCATCGGCAAAATCACCTTCTTCAAAATCATCGTTGAAACCAAAATCTTCGTCCTCGTCCAGAAGCGGCATCACCGGCTTCTTGCTTTTACCTGTACTTTTACCGGGTGCCTTCAGTGGCACCGCACCAAAACGGAAAACGGTTATTGGATAATTAACAGCAGGCTTTTCATCCACCATCTCTACAAGTTCGCAGAAAAATTCCCAAAGGTCAAGCAGTCCGTACTGAAACTGTGCACGGTCGCCTTCATTTGCGAATGCTTCATCAATATAAACGTCTGACATAATCTCACCATCGCCCTCATCGGTCATATCCTCCAGAGGTACGGACTTAATGATGGTCCCGTCTGACTCGAGCAGATTAAAGGCTGACAGTTCCTCACCCTGAAGGCTGAAGGCACTCTTGATACCTAAATGCAGGTTCCAGAGTGTCTGTTTCCCTTTGATTTCAATATCGCGGAAAATATTGTCCTTGGTATCTAAAATGACGCGGATTTTATAAACCATTATTGCTTTCTTGTATTAGTTTTGCTTAATGTTAACGGTACAAATATAGGATAATTGTAAGCGGAGCAAAAAGTTTTAAAAATCTTTTTTTTTAAAATATTTTATTACATTCCGCGCCGTCTAAGGCTCGGTTTCCAGCATAAAAGTAAAGGTGGTTCCTTCCAGATAAACGCTGTGTACAGAGATGGCTTCGTTGTGTGCCTCGAGAATATGTTTTACGATGGCCAGCCCTAATCCGGAACCGCCACCACGGCGGCTGCGTGAAGATTCAACCCGGTAAAACCTTTCAAAGATGCGCGGCAAAAGTTCCTTTTTGATGCCCATTCCATTGTCGGCCACCTCTACCAGTACTTTTGAGCGCAGTTTGTTGGTGCGCACCGTGATCAGTGCATTCTCGCGGTTGGAGTAATGAATGGCATTTGAGATAAGGTTAATGATCACTTGGCTGATCCGCTGCCTGTCCGCACGCACCATAATTGCAGCATGCGAGGTCTGGAGCTGCATCCTGGCTTCCCGACGCTCAGCTTCAAGATCCAGCATATCCATGATTTCGCGGATGAGGATATTGAGGTCAAATGTGGTAATATTAAGGTTGATTTCGCCGTATTCAAACTGGTTCAGCATATCCAGGTCCTTCACAATATCCAACAGCCTTTCCACCGATTTATCAATGCGTTCCAGGTACTTGTCCCGGATGGCCAGGTTCTCAACACCGCCGTCTATAAGGGTTTCCACATAGCCCTGAATGGAGAAGAGTGGTGTTTTCAACTCGTGTGAGACATTGCCTATATATTCTTTGCGGTAGCTGGCCATCCCTTTCATGGTGTCAATTTCGTTTGCATTTCTCTGGGAAAGCTCGGAAACCTTTTCACCAAGTTGTGTGAAACTCATTTTACTCTCGTCTGTCGGGATAATGCCCTGCGGCAGGATGGTACTGATGCGTTTGATCTGTTTTTTGCCATAATAGCCAAACAAAAATTCCAGAAGAAAATAATTTACGGCCAGCATTATCAGGACACAGAGTGACATGATCATGTAAAAACGGTTGCGGTCCTCCGCCAGCTGTTCCTGTGAGAGATTGAAGGCCAGCGCCACAAAAACCGTCACAAGGGTGATGAAAAGCGAGGCGATGAAAGTAAGTTCCCTGAATTTCAAATTGAAGAAATATTTAAAGATATCCGGTTAAACAATGAGCTTATAACCAATTCCTTTAAGCGTCTGAATAGAACTGAGACCTAATTTTTCCCGCAGGCGGCGGATGTGCACATCTATTGTACGTTCTCCCACCACTACATCGCTACCCCAAACTTTCTCCAAAATCTCCTCTCTCTTAAAGACTTTATCAGTATTGGAAGCTAAGAGATAAAGAAGGTCAAATTCTTTCTTGGGCAACAGAAAAGCCTGTCCGTTTCTGGAAACCCTGAAGTTATCCTTGTCAATCACCAAATCGCCCACTTCAATAAGTTTGGCCTTTTCATTTACCTGCGAAGTAAGCTGCAGAAGTGCATTCACCTTGGATATAAGAACCTTGGGCTTGATGACCTTTACAATATAATCATTACCGCCGGCCTGATATCCCGCCAGTTGGGAGAACTCCTCGCTGCGAGCCGACAGGAAAACGATAAGTGTTTTCTGAAGGCTTTTTATCTGTCTGAGTTCCTGGCAGGTTTCAATACCGTCCTTTCCGGGCATCATGACATCGAGAAGGATAAGATCCGGTACGAGTGTGCGCGCTTTTTCGATACCTTCTTCACCACCACTGGCGGTAACTACTTCATATCCTTCCTTTTCCAGATTATAAGACAGGATTTCCAGGATGTCCTGTTCATCATCAATCAGTAAGATCTTTTTGGTACTCATCTTCAGTTTTTATCCTTTCAAAATTACTAAAAATTAACACGTGGACCGGCCTGCCTGCCTTTATTCACGGAAAGTTAATATTGGCATTTTCCTGTTCATTATTTATTAAAACAAACTTAAAACTGAGTATACAGCAATTCGCAGGGGACTGAGGACCTTTGCAGTGAAAGAAAAACAAGTAAAAAACAAGAAATGAAAATCACTAAATTAAGTGTTGGAGTTTTATTCCTCCTGGGAACGGCACAGACACTTTCAGGACAACAGGCCGCACAGGATACGCTTAGGACAGAGAAACAGATTGAAGGTGTTGTCCTGCGCGGCAGCGTAAAAAAAGGTGCGGAAAGCAACCTGATCAGCCTTCAGCGCAAATCTGCCGAAGTAATTGAAAGAGTAGGTGCAGTGCAGCTTGAGAAACAGGGAGTCGGCGACGTATCTGTAGCTGTAACCAAAGCCACCGGCGCACAGAAGCAGGAAGGCAGCGGCCAGGTTTTCATACGCGGTCTGGGCGACAGAAGTAACTCCACAAGTATGAACGGGCTGCCCATTCCTTCCAACGATCCCGCTTATAAGAACATTGACCTCGGTATCGTGAAAACAGACATGATCGATTTCGTAGGACTGGAAAAAGTATATAACCCCAGGCTTTGGGGCGATATGGCGGGCGCAAATGTGGATATTGTCTCCAAAGTATACACCGGTAAGCCCTATTTCAAAGTAAATTTAGGATCATCAGTGAATTTCAACGCTTTCTCAAAGCCAAATTTTTACCTTCAAAACGGTCCGGATTATTTGGGCTTTAAACAGATCAGTAAGCCCAAAAACGCCAAAATTGCCCAATTTGGATATGCCTTCAATACAGGCTGGCAAAATGAAGAGACCTATAATCCCATTAATTCTTCGCTTGGTGTTGACTTCGGCAAATCTTTCCGGATAGGAGAAGAAGGAAAGCTGAGTGTTTTCGGATTTGGAAATTTTGACAATGATTTCAATTTCAGGGAAGGCATCATACGTTCCGTAGATAATTCCGGCGCGCCACTCAAAGACCTGTGGGGTCAGGAATTCACCTACGACACTAATACCACCGGGCTTCTAAACCTCAATTACCGCATCAACAGTGATCATACGGTGAAGGCTACC belongs to Chryseobacterium sp. and includes:
- a CDS encoding FAD-dependent oxidoreductase, whose translation is MDSELRCRTACGECGGIGKKKQRLRKSVRLRYEKALKTWHSDGAIGPVPLKPKPHYTTCSVCSGSGLIPSENYPGPDTQRFPHLAIIGGGIGGTALALACLHRGIPFTLYEKDNSFSDRAQGYGLTLQQASKAMVGFGINNLEDGVVSTKHIVHTPDGKIVGEWGMRKWLGNNSKAGSRRTNIHIARQILRSVLLRPLQNSGSVKWGYELLQFNHCDDHSLNLKFRVNDDVVVEKADLVIGADGIRSIVRRQILGEETLPLRYLGCMVILGICRLSEIGECDRSLLDSATVFQTANGHERIYIMPYDDVSVMWQLSFPIPQEEAIALRNRGNEALKQEAIRRTPWHDPIPQILNASDPSKISGYPVYDRDLLTSELLNTSGASTLIGDAAHPMSPFKGQGANQALLDALSLAREITKGCSNPNDWQDKDIREIILNRFEAEMLQRSAIKVEDSAAAAEYLHSELALFEADEPRGKVIKRKHKE
- a CDS encoding alpha-amylase family glycosyl hydrolase, which codes for MNETCRWKHTTNIYEVNLRQYTPEGTFKEFTAHLPRLRDMGVETLWLMPITPIAQKNKKGSMGSPYAAANYAAVNPEFGTLEDLRNLVHEAHSFGFRVIMDWVANHTGWDHVWTNTHPDFYLRDPLTGDFQPASGMADIIELDYSKPDMRLAMIEAMKYWVREANIDGFRCDLAAWVELGFWQQARPELEKLKPLFWLGEFDELDDPGYGKIFDASYSWNWMHLTRDFCDGKVTLGELKTLLTRYSEIGDGSMRAWFTSNHDENTWNGTEFEKYGIYAEALAVFSVTWNGVPLIYNGQEIPMRTKRLEFFEKDPIPWTGTNKLHDFYKTLLRLKSNNPALRGGDPAVRTLLLKTTADDKILAYLRQNGMHAVLTVLSFSTKPINFEITEESLSGVYTCVFTLSTRDFTNGAHFSLEPGGFAVFQK
- a CDS encoding IS1096 element passenger TnpR family protein, whose product is MVYKIRVILDTKDNIFRDIEIKGKQTLWNLHLGIKSAFSLQGEELSAFNLLESDGTIIKSVPLEDMTDEGDGEIMSDVYIDEAFANEGDRAQFQYGLLDLWEFFCELVEMVDEKPAVNYPITVFRFGAVPLKAPGKSTGKSKKPVMPLLDEDEDFGFNDDFEEGDFADEDDDFDDDDALDFADEPLDDDDED
- a CDS encoding sensor histidine kinase; amino-acid sequence: MKFRELTFIASLFITLVTVFVALAFNLSQEQLAEDRNRFYMIMSLCVLIMLAVNYFLLEFLFGYYGKKQIKRISTILPQGIIPTDESKMSFTQLGEKVSELSQRNANEIDTMKGMASYRKEYIGNVSHELKTPLFSIQGYVETLIDGGVENLAIRDKYLERIDKSVERLLDIVKDLDMLNQFEYGEINLNITTFDLNILIREIMDMLDLEAERREARMQLQTSHAAIMVRADRQRISQVIINLISNAIHYSNRENALITVRTNKLRSKVLVEVADNGMGIKKELLPRIFERFYRVESSRSRRGGGSGLGLAIVKHILEAHNEAISVHSVYLEGTTFTFMLETEP
- a CDS encoding response regulator transcription factor, which produces MSTKKILLIDDEQDILEILSYNLEKEGYEVVTASGGEEGIEKARTLVPDLILLDVMMPGKDGIETCQELRQIKSLQKTLIVFLSARSEEFSQLAGYQAGGNDYIVKVIKPKVLISKVNALLQLTSQVNEKAKLIEVGDLVIDKDNFRVSRNGQAFLLPKKEFDLLYLLASNTDKVFKREEILEKVWGSDVVVGERTIDVHIRRLREKLGLSSIQTLKGIGYKLIV